Genomic DNA from Peribacillus simplex:
AACCGCACCAATGTCATATAAAGGTTGAACGATCGTCGTGATTTGCGGACGCACCATCAATGTCAATCTCGTGTTATCGAAGCTGATCACCTCAAAGTCTTCCGGTACATTATACCCTTTGTCCTGTGCGGCATGGACAATTCCAAGCGCCATTTCATCAGCACCGGCGATGAATGCCGTCGGCCTGTCTTCAACTTCCAGGTACTTTTCAAAAGATTCAATTCCTGAATCATATGTATAATCACCTTCAACAATATATCTTTCATCAAATGAAAGACCGGTTTCTTTCAATCCTCGTTTATAACCAGTCAATTTCATTTCATTAATCAGCGCGGAAGGATTTCCGCTTACAAAAGCGATATGCTTGTGTCCTTTTTCAGCAAAGAATGTCACTGCGTCGAATGCCGCCGCCTCATAATCAATATTAACCGATGGAACTTGCCCGCTTTCATCCACCGAACCTGCCAGAACGATTGGAACCGGTGAATTCTTAAACTCTTTGACATGCTCATCAGAAATGTTGCCGCCCATGAACACGATACCATCCACTTGTTTTCCAAGCATCGTATTCAGCAAATGGAATTCCTTATCTATATTCTCATCAGAACTGCTTAGAATGATATTATATTTATACATCGTGGCTATATCTTCGATGCCCCGTGCCAATTCGGCAAAAAAGATGCTCGAGATATCCGGGATGATGACCCCGACTGTAGTCGTTTTCTTTGAGGCAAGTCCCCTTGCCACTGCATTGGGACGGTACCCTAACTTCTCAATCACATCGGAAACTTTCTTCCTTGTTGCAGGCTTTACATTTGGATTCCCGTTAACTACGCGGGAAACGGTGGCCATGGAAACATTCGCCT
This window encodes:
- the ccpA gene encoding catabolite control protein A, encoding MNNITIYDVAREANVSMATVSRVVNGNPNVKPATRKKVSDVIEKLGYRPNAVARGLASKKTTTVGVIIPDISSIFFAELARGIEDIATMYKYNIILSSSDENIDKEFHLLNTMLGKQVDGIVFMGGNISDEHVKEFKNSPVPIVLAGSVDESGQVPSVNIDYEAAAFDAVTFFAEKGHKHIAFVSGNPSALINEMKLTGYKRGLKETGLSFDERYIVEGDYTYDSGIESFEKYLEVEDRPTAFIAGADEMALGIVHAAQDKGYNVPEDFEVISFDNTRLTLMVRPQITTIVQPLYDIGAVAMRLLTKLMNKEQVEEGLEKVILPHRIENRQSTK